One Dokdonia sp. Dokd-P16 genomic window carries:
- a CDS encoding DUF2452 domain-containing protein, with the protein MTKKKPDQVVYNEEKGKYDAALTPYATNLGAPAIVTDDVTTWKNSNISKVNHQFKTEYEELKAQYEVMMKKFEYNNLIYAAKFSFEPIVGAIYHLYRSKSGEPFLSLISPDECNWDFAGTFELKADKIWNRLDTPKEEEEENEK; encoded by the coding sequence ATGACAAAGAAAAAACCAGACCAGGTTGTTTATAATGAGGAGAAAGGCAAGTATGATGCTGCACTTACTCCTTATGCAACAAACTTAGGAGCGCCAGCTATTGTGACTGATGATGTAACTACATGGAAAAACTCAAACATCAGTAAGGTTAACCATCAATTTAAGACTGAATATGAGGAGTTAAAGGCGCAGTATGAGGTGATGATGAAAAAGTTTGAATATAATAATCTCATTTATGCTGCAAAGTTCTCTTTCGAACCGATTGTAGGTGCCATTTATCATCTATATCGTTCTAAAAGTGGAGAACCTTTCTTGTCTCTAATTTCGCCAGATGAATGTAATTGGGATTTTGCCGGAACCTTCGAATTAAAGGCCGATAAAATCTGGAACCGACTAGACACTCCTAAAGAGGAAGAAGAAGAAAATGAAAAATAA